The following are encoded together in the Drosophila takahashii strain IR98-3 E-12201 chromosome X, DtakHiC1v2, whole genome shotgun sequence genome:
- the CARPB gene encoding carbonic anhydrase-related protein 10, producing MELLQALCCTLLLLLARMQVLLAVSWEDWWTYDGISGPAFWGLINPEWSLCNKGRRQSPVNLEPQRLLFDPNLRPMHIDKHRISGLITNTGHSVIFTAGNDTVANYDGMQTPVNISGGPLSYRYRFHEIHMHYGLNDQFGSEHSVEGYTFPAEIQIFGYNSQLYANFSDALNRAQGIVGVSILLQLGDLSNAELRMLTDQLERIRYGGDEAFVKRLSIRGLLPETDHYMTYDGSTTAPACHETVTWVVLNKPIYITKQQLHALRRLMQGSPDHPKAPLGNNYRPPQPLLHRPIRTNIDFKTTKTNGKAACPTMYREVYYKATSWKQN from the exons TTCTGCTCGCCGTCAGCTGGGAGGATTGGTGGACATACGATGGCATCTCCG GTCCTGCCTTCTGGGGCCTCATCAATCCGGAGTGGTCGCTCTGCAACAAGGGTCGTCGCCAGTCGCCGGTCAATCTGGAGCCCCAGCGCCTGCTCTTCGATCCCAACTTGAGGCCCATGCACATAGACAAGCACAGG ATATCCGGACTGATCACTAATACGGGCCACAGCGTCATCTTCACGGCCGGCAACGATACGGTGGCCAACTACGATGGCATGCAGACGCCTGTGAACATCTCCGGCGGACCGCTCTCGTACCGCTACCGCTTCCACGAGATCCACATGCACTACGGCCTGAACGACCAGTTCGGATCGGAGCACAGCGTCGAGGGCTACACGTTCCCGGCGGAG ATACAAATATTCGGCTACAATTCCCAGCTGTATGCAAATTTCTCAGATGCCCTCAATCGCGCCCAGGGCATTGTGGGCGTCTCCATTCTGCTGCAG CTTGGAGACCTCTCGAATGCGGAGCTGCGCATGCTTACTGATCAGCTGGAGCGCATTCGCTATGGCGGCGATGAGGCGTTTGTGAAGCGACTCTCGATTCGCGGATTGCTGCCGGAAACGGATCACTATATGACCTACGATGGATCAACAACGGCACCAGCCTGCCACGAAACAGTCACTTGGGTGGTGCTCAACAAGCCCATTTACATAACAAAGCAACag TTGCACGCCCTGCGCCGCCTGATGCAGGGCAGCCCCGACCACCCGAAAGCGCCCCTGGGCAACAATTACAGGCCGCCCCAGCCGCTGCTGCACCGGCCCATTCGCACCAACATTGACTTCAAGACGACGAAGACGAACGGCAAGGCCGCCTGCCCCACCATGTACCGCGAGGTCTACTACAAAG CGACCAGTTGGAAACAGAACTAA